Proteins found in one Allorhizobium pseudoryzae genomic segment:
- a CDS encoding pyruvate, water dikinase regulatory protein, with protein sequence MENRKSFFHLHLISDSTGETLISAGRAASAQFRSALPIEHVYPLIRNRRQLMPVLQAIDEKPGIVLYTIVDQDLANHVDQRCKELGVPSVNLLEPVLATFQAYLGDRSRRRVGAQHALNADYFRRIDALNFAMDHDDGQMADSYDEADVVIVGISRTSKTPTCIYLANRGIKAANIPIVPDVPLPASLLSATKPLIVGLIATTDRISQVRENRELGTVAGFDRSHYTDRANINEELKYARALCARHQWPIIDVTRRSIEETAAAIVALRPKLR encoded by the coding sequence GTGGAGAACCGCAAAAGCTTCTTCCATCTGCACCTGATATCTGACTCAACGGGTGAAACGCTGATCTCCGCTGGCCGCGCCGCGTCGGCGCAGTTTCGCTCCGCCCTGCCGATCGAACATGTCTATCCGCTCATCCGCAATCGTCGTCAGTTGATGCCGGTCCTGCAGGCGATCGATGAGAAGCCCGGCATCGTGCTCTATACAATCGTCGATCAGGATCTCGCCAATCATGTCGATCAACGCTGCAAGGAGTTGGGAGTTCCAAGTGTCAATCTGCTGGAACCGGTGCTCGCAACCTTCCAGGCCTATCTCGGCGATCGATCGCGGCGCCGTGTCGGCGCGCAACATGCCCTCAACGCAGATTACTTCCGCCGCATTGATGCGCTGAATTTCGCGATGGATCACGATGACGGGCAGATGGCGGACAGTTATGACGAGGCGGATGTGGTGATTGTCGGCATCAGCCGCACCTCCAAAACGCCCACCTGCATCTATCTCGCCAATCGCGGCATCAAGGCGGCCAACATTCCGATCGTGCCGGATGTGCCGCTGCCGGCCTCCCTGTTATCGGCCACCAAGCCGCTGATCGTCGGGCTGATCGCAACGACGGATCGCATTTCGCAGGTTCGGGAAAACCGCGAGCTCGGCACCGTCGCGGGCTTTGACCGCAGTCATTATACCGATCGCGCCAATATCAATGAGGAACTGAAATATGCGCGCGCCTTGTGCGCCCGCCATCAGTGGCCGATCATCGACGTCACGCGCCGCTCGATCGAAGAAACGGCAGCAGCCATCGTTGCTCTAAGACCGAAGCTGCGATAA
- a CDS encoding Maf-like protein: MTQPLVLASSSPFRRLLMQNAGLDFVAQAASIDERAIEAKLAAQNATPETVALELARAKALDVSTRFPDAFVIGSDQTMSLSHRVYHKPASLQEARENLLSLSGQTHHLNSGVAIVRNGAVVWQIVARAAMTVRVLSPDFVDRYLASVGDAVMTSVGAYQLEGEGIRLFESIGGDYFTILGLPMLPLLKALRELGAVND, translated from the coding sequence GTGACCCAGCCGCTCGTGCTTGCCTCCTCCAGTCCGTTCCGACGTCTGCTGATGCAGAATGCCGGTCTGGATTTTGTCGCCCAGGCAGCGTCGATCGATGAACGGGCGATCGAGGCGAAACTGGCCGCGCAAAATGCCACGCCGGAAACCGTGGCGCTCGAATTGGCAAGAGCAAAGGCGCTGGATGTCAGCACCCGGTTTCCGGATGCCTTTGTCATCGGGTCGGACCAGACCATGTCGCTCAGTCACCGCGTCTATCACAAGCCGGCCTCCCTTCAGGAGGCGCGCGAAAACCTGTTGTCGCTCTCCGGCCAGACACATCATCTCAACAGCGGTGTTGCCATTGTTCGAAACGGTGCGGTGGTTTGGCAGATCGTCGCGAGGGCAGCCATGACGGTGCGGGTGCTGTCGCCCGATTTCGTTGATCGTTACCTGGCAAGCGTCGGGGATGCGGTGATGACGAGTGTCGGCGCCTATCAGCTGGAGGGCGAGGGAATCCGGCTATTTGAATCGATAGGCGGCGACTACTTTACCATCCTCGGCCTGCCGATGTTGCCTCTGCTGAAAGCGTTAAGGGAGCTTGGGGCTGTTAATGATTGA
- a CDS encoding shikimate dehydrogenase, which translates to MIDSRETQKKAFVIGTPIRHSRSPMIHGYWLKNFRIAGSYQAIEVQATELDGFLGELRTSGEFQGGNVTIPHKERACALADEPDELAKELGAANTLWLDEGRLKATNTDGYGFAANLDERARGWDETSRAVILGAGGASRAIIQAVRDRGVSEIHVVNRTEARAQELADRFGARVHAHPMGALTEVMQGAGLFINTTSLGMDGEGSLDIDFRVMDAKAVVTDIVYVPLETPTLAQARAQGFTAVDGLGMLLHQAVPGFEKWFGQRPVVDDTVRALVIADMDAH; encoded by the coding sequence ATGATTGATTCACGTGAAACACAAAAAAAGGCCTTCGTGATTGGAACGCCTATCCGCCACTCCCGGTCGCCGATGATTCACGGCTATTGGCTGAAAAATTTCCGGATTGCCGGCTCCTATCAGGCGATCGAAGTGCAGGCGACGGAGCTAGATGGTTTTCTCGGCGAGCTGAGAACAAGCGGGGAATTTCAAGGTGGCAATGTCACCATTCCCCACAAGGAGCGGGCCTGCGCACTTGCCGATGAGCCGGATGAGCTGGCAAAGGAACTGGGTGCCGCCAACACGCTCTGGTTGGACGAGGGCAGGCTGAAGGCCACGAATACCGATGGTTATGGCTTTGCCGCCAACCTGGATGAACGGGCGCGCGGCTGGGATGAGACGTCTCGTGCTGTCATCCTGGGTGCCGGCGGTGCGAGCCGGGCCATCATCCAGGCGGTGCGCGATCGCGGTGTCTCGGAGATCCATGTCGTCAATCGAACCGAGGCGCGGGCGCAGGAATTGGCGGACCGCTTTGGTGCCAGGGTGCACGCCCATCCGATGGGCGCTTTGACGGAGGTCATGCAGGGCGCCGGTCTCTTTATCAATACGACGTCGCTTGGCATGGATGGCGAAGGTTCGTTGGACATCGATTTTAGGGTGATGGACGCCAAGGCGGTGGTGACGGACATTGTCTACGTTCCTCTTGAGACTCCGACGCTGGCGCAGGCACGAGCACAGGGTTTCACCGCGGTCGATGGCCTCGGCATGCTGTTGCACCAAGCCGTTCCGGGTTTTGAGAAATGGTTCGGGCAGCGTCCAGTGGTCGATGACACCGTCCGCGCGCTGGTGATTGCCGATATGGACGCGCATTGA
- the coaE gene encoding dephospho-CoA kinase (Dephospho-CoA kinase (CoaE) performs the final step in coenzyme A biosynthesis.) has protein sequence MIRIGLTGSIGMGKSTTAGLFAAEGIAVNDADAVVHDLYRGEAVQPVEAAFPGVARDGVIDRSELGRRLAADPGGFKRLEAIVHPLVRAREEAFLREQQAAGADMVVLDIPLLFETGAADRVDVVVVVTCDAEIQRQRVLARPGMTEEKFQLILSRQVPDGEKRARADFLIDTGAGLDAARARVKAIIAELRSGQGQGTADA, from the coding sequence ATGATCAGGATCGGGCTCACCGGATCGATCGGCATGGGGAAATCCACCACAGCTGGCCTATTCGCCGCCGAAGGGATTGCGGTGAACGATGCCGATGCGGTGGTGCATGACCTTTACCGTGGCGAAGCGGTTCAGCCGGTCGAGGCGGCCTTTCCGGGTGTTGCTCGGGATGGGGTCATCGATCGGAGCGAGCTCGGGCGCCGTCTGGCCGCCGATCCTGGCGGCTTCAAGCGTCTGGAGGCGATCGTACATCCGCTGGTACGGGCGCGCGAAGAGGCGTTTTTGCGGGAGCAACAAGCGGCCGGTGCGGATATGGTCGTCCTCGATATTCCGCTCCTCTTCGAAACCGGAGCCGCGGATCGGGTGGATGTCGTGGTCGTGGTGACCTGCGATGCCGAGATCCAGCGCCAGCGGGTACTGGCGAGGCCTGGCATGACGGAAGAAAAATTCCAGCTGATCCTGTCGCGGCAGGTGCCGGATGGGGAAAAGCGTGCACGAGCCGATTTCCTGATCGATACGGGCGCTGGGCTGGACGCCGCCCGTGCTAGGGTCAAGGCCATTATTGCGGAACTTCGAAGCGGACAAGGGCAGGGAACAGCCGATGCGTGA
- the dnaQ gene encoding DNA polymerase III subunit epsilon: MREIIFDTETTGLDNRSDRVIEIGGIELLNHFPTGRTFHVYINPGDRKVHPDALAVHGITDDFLKDKPNFAEIVEDLQAFFEGAKWIAHNATFDMGFINAEFARLGLPPVPQEQVIDTLSMARRKNPMGPNTLDALCRRYGIDNSHRTKHGALLDSELLAEVYIEMIGGRQAALGLGGAERVTTVVEVEEVDITALARPRPLVPRLTPEEVEAHQAMVKSMGDKALWARYQ, encoded by the coding sequence ATGCGTGAGATCATCTTCGATACGGAAACCACCGGTCTCGACAACCGCTCCGACCGGGTCATCGAAATCGGCGGCATCGAGCTGCTGAACCATTTTCCGACGGGGAGGACCTTTCACGTCTACATCAATCCGGGCGATCGCAAGGTGCATCCGGATGCGCTTGCCGTGCACGGCATTACCGATGACTTCCTGAAGGATAAGCCGAACTTTGCGGAAATCGTCGAGGATCTGCAGGCCTTCTTTGAGGGCGCAAAATGGATCGCCCATAACGCGACCTTCGATATGGGCTTCATCAATGCCGAGTTTGCCAGGCTCGGCCTCCCACCGGTGCCGCAGGAACAGGTGATCGACACGCTCTCCATGGCGCGTCGCAAGAACCCGATGGGTCCGAACACACTGGACGCGCTCTGCCGCCGGTATGGCATCGACAATTCGCACCGCACGAAGCACGGCGCCCTGCTCGACTCCGAGCTTCTCGCCGAAGTCTACATCGAGATGATCGGTGGTCGACAGGCGGCACTGGGTCTTGGCGGAGCCGAGCGGGTAACGACGGTGGTCGAGGTGGAGGAGGTGGATATCACTGCGCTTGCCCGGCCAAGGCCGCTTGTCCCGCGGCTGACGCCGGAAGAGGTGGAAGCCCATCAGGCGATGGTCAAGAGCATGGGCGACAAGGCCCTCTGGGCCCGCTACCAGTAG
- the secB gene encoding protein-export chaperone SecB yields MANETETQSPSLTILAQYTKDLSFENPGAPRSLQARDKAPSININVNVNANPLSDTDFDVILTLSADAKDGDKVVFVTELVYGGVFRITGFPQEHMLPVLFIECPRLLFPFARQIISDVTRNGGFPPLMIDPIDFGQMFAQRVAEEQARSQGQTLNS; encoded by the coding sequence ATGGCCAACGAAACTGAAACGCAATCTCCGTCGCTCACGATCCTTGCCCAGTACACGAAGGACCTCTCCTTCGAAAACCCGGGTGCGCCCCGCTCGCTGCAGGCTCGCGACAAGGCTCCGTCGATCAATATCAATGTGAACGTCAATGCCAATCCGCTGTCCGACACGGATTTCGACGTGATCCTGACGCTGAGCGCCGATGCCAAGGACGGCGACAAGGTCGTTTTCGTCACCGAGCTGGTGTATGGCGGCGTTTTCCGCATCACCGGTTTCCCGCAGGAACACATGCTCCCGGTTCTCTTCATCGAGTGCCCGCGCCTGCTCTTCCCCTTCGCACGCCAGATCATTTCTGATGTGACGCGCAATGGCGGCTTCCCGCCGCTGATGATCGACCCGATCGATTTCGGCCAGATGTTTGCCCAGCGCGTTGCCGAAGAACAGGCCCGCTCGCAGGGTCAGACGCTGAACAGCTGA
- a CDS encoding FxsA family protein: MRLFLFPLLFFGLPLLEIAGFVIVGNWLGLWPTLGLVMLSGFAGIVLLRLQGLSLLREINEEGRQGRVPGKAIVSGAMIVVAAILLIIPGFVSDIVGILLFLPPVRQLLWDLIGRNVVVRTQYAGGGYPGARGGGDPRTIDLDEGDFERKPDPSSPWSDRRLDEP, translated from the coding sequence ATGCGCCTTTTTCTGTTTCCGCTCCTGTTTTTCGGCCTGCCGCTTCTCGAGATTGCCGGTTTCGTGATCGTCGGAAACTGGCTTGGCCTCTGGCCAACTCTGGGGCTCGTGATGCTGTCCGGTTTCGCCGGCATTGTTCTCCTGCGCCTGCAAGGGCTTTCACTTCTGCGCGAAATCAACGAAGAAGGCCGCCAGGGCCGTGTTCCTGGCAAGGCGATCGTCAGCGGCGCCATGATCGTGGTTGCGGCCATCCTGCTCATCATTCCCGGCTTCGTCAGCGACATCGTCGGCATCCTGCTGTTCCTGCCACCGGTGCGCCAGTTGCTCTGGGACCTCATCGGTCGCAATGTCGTGGTGCGGACGCAGTATGCCGGCGGAGGTTATCCGGGCGCTCGAGGCGGTGGTGACCCCAGGACGATCGACCTCGACGAAGGAGACTTCGAGCGCAAGCCGGATCCCTCGTCCCCCTGGTCGGATCGTCGGCTGGATGAGCCCTGA
- a CDS encoding Tim44/TimA family putative adaptor protein, whose protein sequence is MGANDFITLFFLVAAVLIFLQLRSVLGRRTGHEKPPVDPFSARDAAKAPASDDGKVVTLPRRDQADDESRWTEIDAVSKPGTALNDGLRELVKADPTFRPKEFLNGARMAYEMIVMAFADGDRKALKNLLSKEVFEGFEAAIADRESRGEVVKSSFVGIDKADITQVLVKGHEEQVTVRIVSQLISATYDKAGTLVDGDAETVAEVIDIWTFARDMRSRDPNWKLVATESEQ, encoded by the coding sequence ATGGGCGCGAACGACTTCATCACTCTTTTTTTCCTCGTGGCAGCCGTCCTGATCTTTTTGCAGTTGCGCAGCGTGCTTGGCCGGCGGACGGGGCACGAGAAGCCGCCCGTTGATCCGTTCAGCGCCCGTGATGCTGCAAAAGCGCCGGCAAGCGACGACGGCAAGGTCGTGACGCTTCCGCGGCGCGACCAGGCCGATGATGAAAGCCGTTGGACCGAGATCGATGCGGTCTCCAAGCCGGGCACCGCATTGAACGATGGCCTTCGTGAACTGGTAAAGGCTGATCCGACCTTCCGCCCGAAGGAGTTTTTGAATGGCGCCCGCATGGCCTACGAGATGATCGTGATGGCCTTTGCCGATGGCGACCGGAAGGCATTGAAAAACCTTCTGTCAAAGGAAGTCTTCGAAGGCTTCGAAGCGGCGATTGCCGATCGGGAATCGCGTGGCGAAGTGGTCAAGTCGAGTTTTGTCGGCATCGACAAGGCGGACATCACCCAGGTACTGGTCAAGGGCCATGAGGAGCAGGTGACGGTGCGCATCGTCAGCCAGCTGATTTCGGCCACCTATGACAAGGCCGGTACGCTGGTGGATGGTGACGCGGAAACCGTGGCCGAGGTGATCGATATCTGGACCTTTGCCCGCGACATGCGCTCCCGCGACCCGAACTGGAAACTGGTCGCCACTGAATCCGAGCAATGA
- the mltA gene encoding murein transglycosylase A: protein MIVTETFSLRRMDFSELRGWGIDDPRPLFAVMQRCLEHIRQNKPYRTGSLGLTAADLLPLLSAAIEAAPADAAAARAFFEAQTVPFLIERTSNQKGFVTAFYEPEVEVSDKPDSGYRYPFYRRPADLVDLDDANRPQDMDASYVFGRNHDGQISPYFDRRMIDEGCLDGQGLEIAWAKSKVDVFFAHVQGAARLRYPDGRLCRITYAAKAGHPFSAIGKLLIDRGEIDPARISMQSIRAWLAENPAKVDGVLWHNRSYIFFREAAVDDPSLGPIAAAKVPLVAGRSLAVDRLIHTFGFPFFIRSETLTHLDERRPFARLMMALDTGSAIVGPARGDIFTGSGDEAGELAGTVRNSADFHILIPKAAAPRFAG, encoded by the coding sequence ATGATCGTGACGGAGACCTTTTCTCTCCGGCGGATGGACTTCTCCGAATTGAGGGGGTGGGGGATCGATGATCCCCGCCCCCTCTTTGCCGTCATGCAGCGCTGTCTTGAACATATCCGTCAGAACAAGCCCTATCGAACCGGCTCTCTCGGTCTGACGGCCGCGGATCTTCTACCCCTGCTGTCCGCTGCGATCGAAGCGGCACCCGCCGATGCGGCAGCGGCACGCGCTTTCTTCGAGGCGCAAACCGTGCCGTTCCTGATCGAGCGGACAAGCAACCAGAAAGGTTTCGTGACGGCGTTCTATGAGCCGGAAGTGGAGGTCTCCGATAAACCGGACTCCGGCTACCGATATCCCTTCTACCGTCGCCCGGCAGATCTCGTCGATCTCGACGATGCCAATCGACCACAGGACATGGATGCGTCCTACGTCTTTGGCCGAAACCATGATGGCCAGATCTCCCCCTATTTCGATCGCAGGATGATCGATGAAGGCTGTCTGGACGGGCAGGGTCTGGAGATCGCCTGGGCGAAATCGAAGGTAGATGTATTCTTCGCCCATGTTCAGGGCGCGGCGCGGCTCCGCTATCCCGACGGTCGGCTGTGCCGGATCACCTATGCGGCCAAGGCGGGCCATCCGTTTTCTGCCATCGGCAAGTTGTTGATTGATCGAGGAGAGATCGATCCCGCCCGGATCTCGATGCAGTCGATCCGCGCCTGGCTCGCGGAGAATCCGGCTAAGGTCGATGGCGTGCTCTGGCACAATCGGTCTTACATCTTTTTCCGCGAAGCCGCCGTGGACGATCCCTCTCTTGGGCCGATTGCCGCCGCCAAGGTGCCGCTGGTGGCCGGGCGGTCTCTTGCCGTCGATCGGCTCATTCACACCTTCGGCTTTCCTTTCTTCATCCGCTCCGAAACATTGACGCATCTGGACGAGCGCCGGCCTTTCGCCCGCCTAATGATGGCGCTCGATACGGGGTCCGCCATCGTCGGCCCGGCGCGCGGCGACATTTTTACCGGATCGGGGGATGAGGCGGGAGAACTGGCCGGCACCGTGCGCAACAGCGCGGATTTCCATATTCTCATCCCGAAAGCGGCAGCGCCGAGGTTTGCCGGATGA
- a CDS encoding Smr/MutS family protein: MKKERKLSSDERILWGKVAKTTKPMPGRLEELLEFEEEFLHEQEMAPSSSSPVSKTIPIADSEQNTDPAKCGKGVHHPLERPVKRKIARGRLALEARIDLHGMIQSEAHGMLLDFLMRAHERGMRHVLIITGKGSSLGSEGALKRAVPLWFSKPEFRFLISSYEPAARHHGGEGALYVRLSRRGGEM; this comes from the coding sequence ATGAAGAAGGAACGCAAGCTTAGTTCGGACGAGCGAATCCTGTGGGGCAAGGTCGCCAAGACGACGAAGCCGATGCCGGGGCGCCTGGAAGAACTCCTGGAGTTCGAGGAGGAGTTCCTGCACGAGCAGGAGATGGCGCCGTCCTCCTCTTCGCCTGTCTCCAAGACCATCCCGATTGCTGATTCCGAACAGAACACCGACCCGGCCAAGTGCGGCAAGGGCGTTCATCATCCGCTCGAGCGACCGGTCAAGCGCAAGATCGCCCGCGGCCGTCTGGCGCTGGAGGCGCGGATCGATCTGCACGGCATGATACAGAGCGAAGCGCATGGCATGTTGCTCGATTTTTTGATGCGCGCGCATGAACGCGGCATGCGCCATGTTCTCATCATCACCGGCAAGGGCAGTTCGCTCGGCAGCGAAGGCGCGTTGAAACGGGCGGTTCCCTTGTGGTTCTCGAAGCCGGAATTCCGCTTTCTTATCTCGTCTTATGAGCCGGCCGCGCGTCACCATGGCGGGGAGGGTGCGCTCTATGTGCGTCTCAGCCGACGGGGAGGCGAAATGTGA
- a CDS encoding helix-turn-helix domain-containing protein — MTPFGEALRELRRQKGVSQQEMAAAIGVSAAYLSALEHGRRGRPSFDFLQRVCGYFNIIWDEAEELFRLAEGSDPRVTVDTAGLPPAYTALANLLARKIRHLEPDMVDELTKLLENAANRG; from the coding sequence GTGACGCCCTTCGGAGAGGCCCTGCGCGAACTGCGTCGGCAGAAGGGGGTGAGCCAGCAGGAGATGGCGGCGGCCATCGGCGTCTCGGCTGCCTATCTGTCCGCCTTGGAGCATGGCCGTCGCGGGCGTCCGAGCTTCGATTTTCTGCAGCGCGTCTGCGGCTATTTCAACATCATCTGGGATGAAGCCGAGGAACTGTTTCGCCTGGCGGAAGGCTCCGATCCGAGGGTGACGGTCGATACTGCCGGCCTGCCGCCGGCCTATACGGCGCTTGCCAATCTTCTCGCACGCAAAATTCGCCATCTGGAACCGGACATGGTAGACGAACTGACGAAGCTGCTGGAAAATGCCGCAAACCGTGGCTAG
- the gyrB gene encoding DNA topoisomerase (ATP-hydrolyzing) subunit B yields MSDTPVSDSASAEYGADSIKVLKGLDAVRKRPGMYIGDTDDGSGLHHMVYEVVDNAIDESLAGHADLVTVSINADGSITVTDNGRGIPTDIHTGEGVSAAEVIMTQLHAGGKFDQNSYKVSGGLHGVGVSVVNALSVWLKLKIRRAGKIHEMSFTHGVADAPLKVTGDYEGRSGTEVTFLPSTDTFTKTEFDYGTLEHRLRELAFLNSGVRILLTDRRKSDIRQEEMLYDGGLEAFVRYLDRAKKPLVDKPVAIRGEKDGITVEVALWWNDSYHENVLCFTNNIPQRDGGTHMAGFRAALTRQVTSYADTSGILKKEKVSLQGEDCREGLTAVLSVKVPDPKFSSQTKDKLVSSEVRPVVENLVNEALSTWFEEHPSEAKILVGKVVEAAIAREAARKARELTRRKGALDIASLPGKLADCSERDPSKSELFLVEGDSAGGSAKQGRSRESQAILPLRGKILNVERARFDKMLSSQEIGTLITALGTSIGKDEFNADKLRYHKIIIMTDADVDGAHIRTLLLTFFFRQMPELIERGHLYIAQPPLYKVTRGKSVQYLKDEKALEDYLIGQGLDEATLTLGSGEVRAGADLREVIGDALRLRTLLDGLHSRYSRAIVEQAAIAGALNPELTDNPERAQETANEVAQRLDLIAEETERGWSGHVTTEGGLRFERMVRGVKEVAVLDVALIGSADARYIDQMTARLREIYAIPPKLTRKEGQIEISGPRALLDAVFAAGRKGLSMQRYKGLGEMNAEQLWETTLDPNVRSLLQVRVNDATDADGLFARLMGDEVEPRREFIQDNALSVANLDI; encoded by the coding sequence ATGAGCGATACACCCGTCAGCGATAGCGCGAGTGCAGAATATGGCGCCGACTCCATCAAGGTTCTGAAGGGCCTTGATGCCGTACGCAAGCGGCCTGGCATGTATATCGGCGACACGGATGACGGCTCCGGCCTCCATCACATGGTTTACGAAGTGGTCGACAACGCGATCGATGAATCGCTTGCCGGACATGCGGATCTGGTGACGGTGTCGATCAATGCCGATGGCTCGATCACGGTGACGGACAATGGTCGCGGTATCCCGACCGACATCCACACCGGCGAAGGCGTGTCTGCCGCCGAAGTCATCATGACGCAGCTGCATGCCGGGGGCAAGTTCGACCAGAACTCCTACAAGGTGTCCGGCGGTCTGCATGGCGTGGGTGTCTCGGTGGTCAACGCGCTGTCGGTCTGGCTGAAGCTGAAGATCCGCCGCGCCGGCAAGATCCACGAGATGAGCTTCACGCATGGCGTTGCCGATGCGCCGCTGAAGGTGACGGGGGATTATGAAGGCCGCTCCGGCACGGAAGTCACCTTCCTGCCGAGCACGGACACCTTCACCAAGACCGAGTTCGATTACGGCACGCTCGAGCACCGGCTACGCGAACTGGCCTTCCTGAATTCCGGCGTCCGCATTCTGCTGACCGACCGGCGCAAGTCCGATATCCGCCAGGAAGAAATGCTCTATGACGGCGGTCTGGAAGCCTTCGTGCGGTATCTCGACCGCGCGAAGAAGCCGCTGGTCGACAAGCCGGTGGCAATCCGCGGCGAAAAGGACGGCATCACCGTCGAAGTGGCTTTGTGGTGGAACGACAGCTACCACGAGAACGTGCTCTGCTTCACCAACAACATTCCCCAGCGCGACGGCGGCACGCATATGGCCGGTTTCCGCGCGGCGCTGACCCGCCAAGTCACATCCTATGCCGATACCTCCGGTATCCTCAAGAAGGAAAAGGTTTCGCTGCAGGGCGAAGACTGCCGTGAAGGCCTGACCGCCGTTCTCTCCGTCAAGGTGCCGGATCCGAAATTCTCGTCGCAGACGAAGGACAAGCTGGTTTCCTCCGAAGTCCGCCCGGTGGTGGAAAACCTTGTCAACGAGGCGCTCAGCACCTGGTTTGAGGAACATCCGTCGGAAGCCAAGATTCTTGTCGGCAAGGTGGTGGAAGCCGCCATTGCTCGCGAGGCGGCCCGCAAGGCGCGTGAACTGACCCGCCGCAAGGGTGCACTCGATATCGCATCACTGCCGGGCAAGCTCGCCGACTGTTCCGAACGCGATCCGTCCAAGTCCGAACTCTTCCTCGTCGAGGGCGATTCCGCCGGTGGGTCGGCCAAGCAGGGCCGGTCGCGCGAAAGCCAGGCGATCCTGCCGCTGCGCGGCAAGATCCTCAATGTGGAACGCGCGCGTTTCGACAAGATGTTGTCCAGCCAGGAAATCGGCACGCTGATTACCGCGCTCGGCACATCGATCGGCAAGGACGAGTTCAACGCCGACAAGCTGCGTTACCACAAGATCATCATCATGACCGATGCTGACGTGGACGGCGCGCATATCCGAACCCTGTTGCTCACCTTCTTCTTCCGCCAGATGCCGGAACTGATCGAACGCGGCCATCTCTACATCGCCCAGCCGCCGCTCTATAAAGTCACGCGCGGCAAGTCCGTTCAGTACCTGAAGGATGAAAAGGCGCTGGAAGATTACCTGATCGGCCAGGGCCTGGACGAAGCAACGCTGACGCTGGGGTCCGGCGAAGTGCGTGCGGGGGCAGATCTGCGCGAAGTCATCGGCGATGCGCTTCGCCTGCGCACCCTGCTCGACGGATTGCACTCCCGCTACAGCCGCGCCATCGTGGAACAGGCTGCTATTGCCGGCGCGCTCAACCCGGAACTGACCGACAATCCGGAACGGGCCCAGGAGACGGCAAACGAAGTGGCCCAGCGTCTCGACCTGATTGCCGAGGAGACCGAGCGCGGCTGGAGCGGCCATGTGACGACCGAAGGCGGCCTGCGTTTTGAGCGGATGGTTCGTGGCGTCAAGGAAGTGGCGGTGCTCGACGTCGCGCTGATCGGTTCGGCCGATGCGCGCTACATTGACCAGATGACGGCCCGCCTGCGCGAGATCTATGCGATCCCGCCGAAGCTGACGCGCAAGGAAGGACAGATCGAGATTTCCGGACCGCGGGCGCTTCTGGACGCCGTCTTCGCCGCCGGCCGCAAGGGTCTTTCCATGCAGCGGTACAAAGGTCTTGGCGAGATGAATGCCGAGCAGCTTTGGGAAACCACGCTCGACCCGAACGTCCGCTCCCTGCTGCAGGTCCGCGTCAATGATGCGACCGATGCCGACGGGCTGTTTGCCCGCCTGATGGGGGACGAAGTCGAACCCCGTCGCGAGTTCATCCAGGACAACGCGCTGAGCGTTGCCAACCTCGACATCTAA